From the Lepidochelys kempii isolate rLepKem1 chromosome 2, rLepKem1.hap2, whole genome shotgun sequence genome, one window contains:
- the RAB2A gene encoding ras-related protein Rab-2A isoform X1 — protein sequence MNGELKPCSFKTSEASAVKSFSLWRHVKLNHPENYAALVTKRDQEDEAKQKAGTAKRRSSGSLKPGEKIFCRASSEKKLKIEQTKFDSYLKSSKVTVTMDASTFREGLMEMVCLSSTPLTTFRLKNKGFQKIAGEMGRQLGVSMGHNAVRHLLVSTAESGCEELKKALEQKLCYLKMDVATHGNRNFLAINAQYYEEGKDKAVVKTLDIIDTEEHHNSSYMKSQVKAILKKIGNSEMEVLIICVDNAANGTCAVKNFSKDNETISASENRDVDRTEAILPDEGTKGMD from the coding sequence ATGAATGGCGAGCTCAAACCATGTAGCTTCAAGACAAGTGAAGCAAGTGCCGTGAAAAGTTTCAGCCTTTGGCGGCATGTAAAACTTAACCATCCTGAAAACTATGCGGCTCTGGTTACAAAAAGGGACCAGGAAGATGAGGCAAAACAGAAAGCTGGCACAGCTAAACGACGTTCATCTGGCTCTTTGAAAcctggagaaaagattttttgCAGAGCTTCATCTGAAAAGAAACTCAAAATTGAGCAAACAAAATTTGACTCATATTTGAAGTCCTCAAAGGTTACAGTCACTATGGATGCCAGTACTTTCCGTGAAGggctgatggaaatggtttgcTTGAGTTCAACACCGCTCACTACCTTCAGGCTAAAGAACAAAGGGTTCCAAAAAATTGCAGGCGAAATGGGTCGGCAGCTTGGCGTTTCGATGGGGCACAATGCGGTTCGTCATTTACTTGTCAGCACAGCTGAGTCTGGATGCGAAGAGCTCAAGAAAGCTTTGGAGCAAAAATTGTGCTACCTGAAAATGGATGTGGCAACCCATGGAAACAGAAATTTCCTTGCAATCAATGCTCAGTACTACGAAGAAGGAAAAGATAAAGCTGTGGTAAAAACCTTGGACATAATCGACACTGAAGAGCATCACAATTCTTCGTACATGAAAAGtcaagtaaaagctattttaaaaaaaattgggaacaGTGAAATGGAAGTGCTGATCATCTGCGTTGACAATGCAGCAAACGGGACGTGTGCCGTCAAAAATTTCAGCAAGGACAATGAAACCATTTCTGCCTCTGAGAACAGGGATGTGGACAGAACTGAAGCTATTTTGCCTGATGAAGGAACTAAAGGAATGGATTAA